A window of Candidatus Hydrogenedentota bacterium contains these coding sequences:
- a CDS encoding sigma-70 family RNA polymerase sigma factor: MAEGIKNVVPLRAEPGLRVVERGEGPLKEWSDEALMLEHGQGSEPAYAELVKRHQKGVLNYTFRMVQNRHIAEELTQEVFLALVRNAGRYQPTAKFTTYLYTIASNIVSKEWARRKRRPKLFSISSWWNHEDDEAFNPMDHVGDERANVLAAFQRGEISEAVNEALRHLPEHQRETFVLRRFQDLSYEEIAEVLELPVGTIKSRVVRAERALRPYLEKYREYL, encoded by the coding sequence ATGGCGGAAGGCATAAAAAACGTAGTCCCGTTGCGCGCGGAACCCGGTTTGCGGGTGGTCGAGCGCGGCGAAGGACCGCTCAAGGAGTGGTCAGACGAAGCGTTGATGCTGGAGCACGGCCAGGGCTCTGAGCCGGCCTACGCGGAGCTTGTAAAGCGCCACCAGAAGGGCGTCTTGAATTACACGTTCCGCATGGTTCAGAACCGGCACATTGCCGAGGAGCTGACGCAGGAGGTGTTCCTGGCGCTTGTCCGGAACGCGGGCCGCTACCAGCCGACGGCGAAATTTACAACGTATCTCTACACCATCGCCTCGAACATCGTGTCGAAGGAGTGGGCGCGCCGGAAGCGCCGCCCGAAACTCTTCAGCATTTCGAGCTGGTGGAACCATGAAGACGACGAGGCGTTCAACCCGATGGATCACGTCGGCGACGAGCGCGCGAACGTGCTGGCGGCGTTCCAGCGCGGGGAAATCTCGGAAGCGGTCAACGAGGCGCTCCGGCACCTGCCGGAACACCAGCGCGAGACTTTCGTGCTGCGCCGCTTCCAGGACCTGTCGTACGAGGAAATTGCCGAGGTGCTCGAATTGCCCGTCGGCACGATCAAGTCGCGCGTGGTGCGCGCGGAGCGGGCGCTGCGGCCCTATCTCGAAAAGTACCGCGAGTACCTCTGA